TCAGCTGtgagggagagggcaggggacACTCGTCCTCGCAGGGCTGGATGCGCTCCGCACAGGTTTTGGCAATCCTACTGGATCCCTTTGCATTTTGGGGTCAGCCCTAAAAATAGCATGGTaaggttttggggtttgttgGTTCACTTACTCATTGCACTTCCTGTTCCTGCTGGGGCGCCTGCTGGGGACCTTCCTCCTGGTTGGTGCCAGGTcagttgtgtttgttgttttttagtcAATTTGGAGGTAGCAGCATGAGTTCTGGCAGTGAGCTCCTGGGTTTCCttgccctgctgccccagctgcatTGCCCGCGAAGCCAGCTGCTGGAGACAAAGCTTGCGGTTTGGGGGAAGGCTTTTCCAGCAGCCAGAGGAAGGCGTTTGTTTTGGGTCCCCTTCCGTCTCCGCCACCGACTTCCTATGTGATCCCGGCCAAGTCGCTTTGTTTGGTTCTTGACGTCCGCATCCTCCCGGGTCTGTTTGGCAGCGCCATCCAGCGCGCTTGTGCTGGTGTCTGGGGCGTGTTGGTGTCCCGAGAAGGGCGATAGCTGCTTGGAGGGCCACATTCAGGCTCTTTCCAGGTTTCCGAGCGGAGTGGCGGCAGGTGTTTGTTAAGTCATACCTGATAACGAGGTGCTGGGAATATGACATTGGTCTTGGATGTGGCGCTGCCCGGGAATTCGGTCTTGGCAGGGGAGAGCTATCCCCGAAAGAAGTGGTGAGAAAATTCTCACTCGacttcccttccccacctgccTTCAAGTTCCTGAGTCATGGAAATGAAAATCTCCTTGGCATACGCCCATGGTTTGGGCTAGAGGGTGTGGAAGAAGCTATGACTGGATTCTCAAAGCCTGTGGTTGTGATAAGAACGTACTGTACCGGAAGAAACAAATGTTAACCTTACTGGAGAGTGGAAGGTTTGTTATCTCTAGCTTTTATCCCACTGATACTCGAGGGAAACAGCAAGCTTGTGCGCTGCCACGGCCAATTCATAATTATCAGCTAAcgtggtgtttgttttcttctgctttatttatagGTTTGAAAGAAACTTTTGGACTGTGAATTGAGGCATTGGGtatgtaaatttaaattttgtgcttccctccccccttccctttaaAGTGTtgaatgaaatgtttcattagACCCAGCTGGGAGTTGTTTTCAGgagagcagctgctctgtggaAAATGCTGTACGTTCGCATGCcgctggggaaggaggaggaggcagggctgcgggAAGGGGCTGGTCACTGGGGAGCGTGCTGCTGAAAATGCACGATCCGGCCCAAacctggggcggggggggatgCAGACTGCCCTGAGAGGCCGGTGCCAGGGACGTCTCTGAGATGGGTCAATGGGTGTCGTGCTAGGAGAAGGCTTTGTGTGCCTTGACTAACCCAAGCCTTCCTCGCTGGGACGGACCGGGCCGCGGTGTGGGTAGCAGCCTGGCAGGTTGGATGGGTTCTGCTCCTCGCTGCCACCATCCATCCATTGGGAAACCATGGACAGGTCTTCTCCAGGGTGGCCACCTGATAGCAAGGAAGTAGTTCGGTGGTGGGTGAGGGTTGGTGAAATCAGTCAGCTCCAGCTGGGACCTCTGAGGCCTGTTTTGGTTCCGTGGCTGGGTTCGCAGCCAGCAGCTGAGGCGGGTGGCTGCCCAGGAAGGATCTGAAGGCTGGCAAGCCGTGCTGGGAGCTTCTTGGGGATGAACCTGAGGAGCAGCGGTGGTGGTGGGAGGAGTGGGCTGGGGTGGAGCCGCCATGGGCGAGGCGAGGAGAAAGAAGAGCCGGTTAGCTAATCCTCAGGAGGGTCTGGTCGCCTTCGCTCGCCAGCTGGCTGGGTGGGACTGAGGCATGCCAGGTCTTGCTGTTGGCCAAGAGACCTCACCAGGAGACCTGGCAGGCACTTGGCATGGTGCGGGGCTGTTTGTCCCAGCACCGAGGAGCTGATGCCGTCCCGTCCTGGCCACCTGAAGGCatcccagagcagcagctgcctccccGCTGAGGTTGGGTGCTCTCCTGGCTGCGTCTCCATTCCCGTCCTTCTCCCGCTTGTGTTTCGGGCAGACTCAAGATGGCCTCGCCGGCAGACAGCTGCATCCAGTTCACCCGCCACGCGAGTGATGTCCTCCTCAATCTCAACCGCCTTAGAAGCCGGGATATCCTGACTGACGTCGTCATCATCGTGAACCGGGAGCAGTTCAGAGCCCACAAAACAGTCCTGATGGCCTGCAGGTGAGAGCACCTCCCGCTTCTGGCCACCTGCGCCGCTGCTGCGTCCCCAGGGAGGCTTGTGGGTTTTACgggcagggaaactgaggcagagaagCAGAATAGAAACAGGCTGCCAAGCGATTAGCACCAATAAAGGGATTACTGAGACCTTCCATCTCCAGCACGGAGCCCACATGCAGCCCATGGGGACGAGCAGGAGCACAGCGGACGTGGGGCATCTCTGAAGGCAGGGCACAAACGCTGTGTGGGACAGGACAGGACTGGATGCTGCTGGGGTGAGCGAGTCCTCTGTGACCGTGGTGTCCCCTGCCGCTGCTATTTTTAGAGCTGTTCCTCCCAGGCTTCTGGCTGCACCCACCTCTGTGGATTTTCAAGCCTGGTTGGGTCTGAAATCTCTTCCCAGGTCCAGGATTGCTTCCTAGTGACCTCTAATTAACATCCCACCGCTGCCTAGCTGCATTAACTGCGGATGCCTTTCAGGGTTTCCTGCTGACAAGATGTAAAGATACGGAAAAACAAGGATTTGACTGCTAagacatctgaaaaatattttatcaacatttccttttttttccttttcctccttgttaAAGAGTGAGCATGGATGCCCCAAGAGGCTTCTGAAAGAATTGAGTCACAGTGGGAAGGGGGTGGTGGTAAGAACAACCGAAAAAGGTGAATTTCTAAACCAAGGCAGTGGGGAGTTGTTGAGCAGGTGAGATCTAAAAGCAGGCTGTGCCGGTTGGTAAAAGTGCAGCGCAGAAGACGCTTACTAAGCTAGGAAACCAAGCTTGATAATAAGGGGGAAGCTCAGGGAATACTGTAAttgcctccttctcctccttccttatCACGCGCAAAACTCCGTGAGCTAAGGGATTTCAGGTaaattctcctttcttcctctgaatCGTCATAACACTCatcttccctctgcctcctctccgCAGTGGCCTCTTCTACAGCATCTTCACTGACCAGCTCAAGTGCAACTTGAATGTCATCAACCTAGACCCTGAAATTAACCCTGAGGGGTTTTGCATCCTCTTAGACTTCATGTACACATCCCGCCTGAACCTGCGGGAGAACAATATCATGGCTGTGATGGCCACAGCGCTGTACCTGCAGATGGAGCACGTGGTTGATACTTGCCGAAGGTTTGTCAAATCTAGGTGAGCGCCTTAAGTGAACTTTGGAGATCCTGGCATGGTGTGTttgggtgggaggggggggactTGTCTAAGCGTCTGCAAGCTTATCCTTACGTGCTGAAAATGACTgcatctcttcctttttgccTGATTCCAGTGAAGCTGAGATGGTGTCTGCTGTGAAGACCCCAAGGGAAGAGTTTTTGGCTGGCCGGATGCTGAGCCACCCAGAGGTGATGGCTTACCGGAGCAGAGACGTCTCGGAGAACAGCATGCCTCTCCAGAACGGGTCCCTCTGCAACGGGAGGGCTTTTGCACCTGGCTTGTTCAACAGTTTGTCTGGATCCTCCATTCCCTACCCCGGGTACAGCCCTCTCCCTCTAAATGGCTTCCTTGTGGATGACGAGTTGCGGGAGATGAGGATGCCTCTCTCCGAAGTCTCGAGGGCAGGTGCCTTCCCCAAGGAGAGGATCCTGCCGTGCGACAGCTCCAGGACGATCCCCACCGAGTACATGAGAACCATCACCGACATCTCGGCCAACATGTGCCACGCCACCATCTACGCTCCGAAAGAAGGCGCTGCTGAAGAAGCCAGGAGCGACATGCACTACGGCGTAGCCTCTGGCCCCAAACCTGTCGTCCCCTCGATCCGGAACAATCCCTACTTCTCTTGCGACAAAGTGGCCAAAGAGGAGGAGCGGACCTCTTCAGAGGATGAGATCAGCCAGCACTTTGAGCCCACCAACACCCCCCTGGACCGCAAGGGACTTatcagcccccagagcccccagaaGTCAGACTGTCAGCCCAACTCGCCGACCgagtccagcagcagcaagaacgCCCGCATCAGTCAGAACTCCAACTCCCTCTTCACCAAGAGCCCCACAGACCCCAAAGCCTGCAACTGGAAGAAGTACAAGTTCATCGTCCTCAACTCTCTGAATCAGAACACCAAGCAAGACAGTGCTGACCAGAATGAGATGGGAACCCTCTCTCCTCGCACCTACATGCCCATGTCCACCTGCCAGCAGTCCATGGAACCGGAGCATCTCAACGTGCAATCCCCCACCAAGATGAGTGTTAACGGAGAAGACTCCAATATCCCCCAAGCGAGCAGACTCAACAACATCGTTAACAGGTGAGAAGATGTCCCCGGGGAGACAGGACTCCCTGTGTTGTTGGTGAGGGTTTGGAAGTGTGTGAAATAGATGTAGCGTTGCGCTGGGGTGTCCGGCCACGGGCAGGTGGAAACCTCTGCACGTGGTGAAGCGCTGCCAGTGACGTCGGCTGAATGCTAGCCATCCCAACGGTAGCGGTGCCAGCCCGACCTGGTGGTGGAACTGGGAACACTGGGTCAGGAATTCCTGGCTCGCTTCAGCAGCTCTGGATGGTTTCTGGAGCCTGGATTCGTCGAGCCTGGTTTTCACCCTGTGCCTAAAGCTTTTGGTTGGCTTTAGGTGCTGGAAGGGCCAAACTAGTGTGGAACAGTGTGCTGTCCCCTGGACCTGGATGTTCCTAGAGA
This sequence is a window from Anser cygnoides isolate HZ-2024a breed goose chromosome 9, Taihu_goose_T2T_genome, whole genome shotgun sequence. Protein-coding genes within it:
- the BCL6 gene encoding B-cell lymphoma 6 protein yields the protein MASPADSCIQFTRHASDVLLNLNRLRSRDILTDVVIIVNREQFRAHKTVLMACSGLFYSIFTDQLKCNLNVINLDPEINPEGFCILLDFMYTSRLNLRENNIMAVMATALYLQMEHVVDTCRRFVKSSEAEMVSAVKTPREEFLAGRMLSHPEVMAYRSRDVSENSMPLQNGSLCNGRAFAPGLFNSLSGSSIPYPGYSPLPLNGFLVDDELREMRMPLSEVSRAGAFPKERILPCDSSRTIPTEYMRTITDISANMCHATIYAPKEGAAEEARSDMHYGVASGPKPVVPSIRNNPYFSCDKVAKEEERTSSEDEISQHFEPTNTPLDRKGLISPQSPQKSDCQPNSPTESSSSKNARISQNSNSLFTKSPTDPKACNWKKYKFIVLNSLNQNTKQDSADQNEMGTLSPRTYMPMSTCQQSMEPEHLNVQSPTKMSVNGEDSNIPQASRLNNIVNRSRDGSPRSSEGQSPLYMHSSKCSSCGCQSPQHAEMCLHTPGSAFGEEMGETQSEYSDSSCENGAFFCNECDCRFSEEASLKRHSLQVHSDKPYKCDRCQASFRYKGNLASHKTVHTGEKPYRCNICGAQFNRPANLKTHTRIHSGEKPYKCETCGARFVQVAHLRAHVLIHTGEKPYPCEICGTRFRHLQTLKSHLRIHTGEKPYHCEKCNLHFRHKSQLRLHLRQKHGAITNTKVQYRISASEVPPELPKAC